One window of Rhizobium leguminosarum genomic DNA carries:
- a CDS encoding DUF982 domain-containing protein — MKWCTSGEFVPLMLVVSGPEKYKLVATLVQAAEMLTVGWPIDDGEEYLVAIMACRDAIHGEIPAQDARAALIRAADEAGISVITVVH; from the coding sequence ATGAAATGGTGCACATCCGGAGAGTTCGTCCCTCTGATGCTCGTTGTGAGTGGGCCGGAAAAATACAAGCTCGTCGCAACTCTTGTGCAGGCCGCCGAGATGCTGACCGTTGGCTGGCCGATCGACGATGGAGAAGAATACCTCGTGGCGATTATGGCTTGCCGGGATGCAATACACGGGGAGATTCCGGCTCAGGACGCGCGAGCAGCGCTTATCCGTGCCGCCGACGAAGCTGGCATTTCGGTGATCACCGTCGTTCACTGA
- a CDS encoding BA14K family protein — translation MFGLSNKIATAVLAAAVVLTGFVPSQAIQVPTAPQVEKSSAVENVQYRRYYRPGYGSGGYYRPGYRPGAYYRPGYGGGYRPGYYGGYRGYSYYRPGYRHYNGYWYPLAAFGAGAVIGGAIVAQPRYVEPAPSMGSGHVAWCANRYRSYRAYDNTFQPYNGPRQQCYSP, via the coding sequence ATGTTCGGTTTGAGTAACAAGATCGCGACGGCAGTTCTGGCTGCCGCCGTCGTTTTGACAGGCTTCGTGCCGTCGCAGGCAATCCAGGTGCCGACCGCCCCGCAGGTGGAAAAATCCTCCGCCGTCGAAAACGTCCAATACCGCCGCTACTATCGCCCCGGCTATGGGTCGGGCGGCTACTACCGCCCCGGCTATCGGCCGGGCGCCTATTATCGGCCGGGCTACGGCGGCGGCTACCGCCCCGGATATTACGGTGGCTATCGCGGATACAGCTATTACCGTCCGGGCTATCGCCACTATAACGGCTACTGGTATCCGCTCGCCGCCTTCGGCGCCGGCGCGGTCATCGGCGGCGCCATTGTCGCGCAACCGCGTTACGTCGAGCCTGCGCCCAGCATGGGTTCAGGCCATGTCGCCTGGTGCGCCAACCGCTATCGGTCCTATCGCGCCTACGACAACACGTTCCAACCCTATAACGGCCCGCGCCAGCAGTGCTATTCGCCGTAA
- a CDS encoding aromatic ring-hydroxylating oxygenase subunit alpha, whose protein sequence is MDIRSNVLRQLKGRREGFSLERPFYIDEDYFQLDMEMIYYRDWLFIGHDCELPKPGAYFTVQIGSYPVVIVRGRDNVIRAFHNSCRHRGSRVCTKEHGSSVRLVCPYHQWTYDLEGKLAFARHMGDDFDKTGYNLKPVHCEIVAGYVFICLADTAPDFQPVRDKIEPYVAPHRISESKVAFQSTIIEKGNWKLVWENNRECYHCAANHPELCRTYPEAPSVTGTDGGADDPEIAGHWARCEAAGLPSKFQISPDGQFRTARMPLIEEAESYTMSGKRAVQRPLADDISISRIGTMLLFHYPTTWNHLLGDHAISFRVLPLSANETAVTTKWLVHKDAVDGVDYNLEELTHVWTETNDQDRRIVEENAFGIHSPAYEPGPYSSLHEGGVMQFLEWYSNFMVNRLQGDQAKISAVA, encoded by the coding sequence ATGGATATTCGCAGCAACGTTTTGCGTCAGCTCAAGGGCCGTCGTGAGGGCTTCAGCCTCGAACGGCCGTTTTATATCGACGAGGATTATTTCCAGCTCGACATGGAGATGATCTACTACCGCGACTGGCTGTTCATCGGCCATGATTGCGAGCTGCCGAAGCCCGGCGCCTATTTCACCGTCCAGATCGGCAGCTATCCGGTTGTCATTGTCCGCGGCCGCGACAATGTCATCCGCGCCTTCCACAATAGCTGTCGTCACCGCGGCTCCCGCGTCTGCACCAAGGAGCATGGCTCCTCCGTGCGTCTCGTCTGCCCCTATCATCAGTGGACCTATGATCTTGAAGGCAAGCTCGCCTTCGCCCGCCACATGGGCGATGATTTCGATAAGACCGGCTACAACCTGAAGCCCGTCCATTGCGAAATCGTCGCAGGCTATGTTTTCATCTGCCTTGCCGACACGGCTCCGGATTTTCAGCCGGTGCGCGACAAGATCGAGCCCTATGTCGCGCCGCACCGGATCAGCGAGAGCAAGGTCGCCTTCCAGAGCACGATCATCGAAAAGGGCAACTGGAAGCTGGTCTGGGAAAATAACCGCGAGTGTTACCACTGCGCCGCCAATCACCCCGAACTCTGCCGGACCTATCCCGAAGCCCCGAGCGTCACCGGCACGGATGGCGGCGCCGACGACCCCGAAATCGCCGGCCATTGGGCACGTTGCGAGGCCGCCGGTCTGCCGAGCAAGTTCCAGATTTCGCCGGACGGTCAGTTCCGCACCGCACGCATGCCGCTGATTGAAGAGGCCGAGAGCTACACCATGTCGGGCAAGCGCGCCGTCCAGCGCCCGCTTGCCGACGATATCTCGATCAGCCGTATCGGCACCATGCTGCTCTTCCACTACCCGACGACTTGGAACCACCTGCTCGGTGACCACGCCATCTCCTTCCGGGTGCTGCCGCTCAGCGCCAACGAGACGGCGGTGACGACCAAGTGGCTGGTCCACAAGGACGCGGTCGACGGCGTGGATTACAATCTCGAGGAACTGACCCACGTCTGGACCGAGACCAACGACCAGGATCGCCGCATCGTCGAAGAGAACGCCTTCGGCATCCACTCGCCCGCTTATGAACCTGGCCCCTATTCCTCCCTGCACGAGGGCGGCGTCATGCAGTTCCTCGAATGGTATTCCAACTTCATGGTGAACCGCCTGCAGGGTGACCAGGCCAAAATCTCCGCCGTGGCCTAG
- a CDS encoding DUF6656 family protein, with protein sequence MARLRYFDAKDASRLQERQPIAAHSEFLRTGRIPRERRHWLAEEKRYFTHDEVAEKTGRKLQVAGEKTHQHINGFHHSIQFPKMIFHRTLEDSPHLGYCHVTAARTKFAHYEEVSWAFYIANFYSDIGENDNFFERIDVGYSRMYFAVAIKAGEDSQEKMSIDRSVRGNGLLFRTHDPQAAIRNILLLGARNEQLREIIRQL encoded by the coding sequence ATGGCCAGACTCCGTTATTTCGACGCGAAAGATGCAAGCAGATTGCAAGAGCGGCAGCCGATTGCCGCGCATTCCGAATTCTTGCGCACCGGCCGGATACCCCGCGAGCGGCGGCACTGGCTGGCCGAAGAAAAGCGCTATTTCACCCATGATGAAGTCGCCGAAAAGACCGGTCGCAAGCTGCAGGTGGCCGGCGAAAAGACGCATCAGCACATCAACGGCTTTCACCACTCGATCCAGTTTCCGAAGATGATCTTTCACCGGACGCTGGAGGACAGCCCGCATCTCGGCTATTGCCACGTCACCGCCGCACGGACGAAGTTCGCACATTACGAAGAGGTGAGCTGGGCCTTCTACATCGCCAATTTCTATTCCGACATCGGCGAGAACGACAATTTCTTCGAACGCATCGATGTCGGCTATTCCCGCATGTATTTCGCAGTCGCCATCAAAGCGGGCGAGGACTCCCAGGAAAAGATGAGCATCGACCGGTCGGTGCGCGGCAACGGCCTGCTCTTCCGCACCCACGATCCGCAGGCAGCGATCCGCAATATCCTGCTGCTCGGCGCCCGCAACGAACAACTGCGCGAAATCATCCGCCAGCTGTGA
- a CDS encoding L-threonylcarbamoyladenylate synthase, with the protein MARTIDIEADRQAALEAACAALADGFAIAIPTETVYGLAADATNPAAITRIYETKGRPRFNPLICHMADLAMAEEHAEFDPVSRALATAFWPGPLTLVLPLKPASPIHSLATAGLDSVGIRVPKGFAGALIGAFGRPLAAPSANTSGAISATSAAYVEADLGAKIPLILDAGPSAVGVESTIVKVEGDRVRLLRPGGLAAREIERVAGRSVLRAKTASAAVEAPGMLASHYAPDASVRLNATTVEPGEALIAFGGAAVSGANGARIVLDLSPRGDLAEAAANLFDYMKRADASGASSIAFSAIPEDGLGEAINDRLQRAAAPRD; encoded by the coding sequence ATGGCACGCACGATCGACATTGAGGCAGACAGGCAGGCAGCGCTCGAGGCGGCCTGCGCCGCTCTTGCCGACGGCTTTGCCATCGCCATTCCGACCGAGACCGTCTACGGCCTTGCCGCCGACGCCACCAATCCGGCAGCGATTACCCGCATCTACGAGACAAAGGGACGGCCACGCTTCAACCCGCTGATCTGCCATATGGCCGATCTCGCCATGGCCGAAGAGCACGCCGAATTCGATCCGGTGTCACGGGCTCTCGCCACCGCCTTCTGGCCCGGCCCGCTGACCCTCGTGCTGCCGCTGAAGCCAGCAAGCCCGATCCATTCGCTGGCGACCGCCGGGCTCGACAGCGTCGGCATCCGCGTTCCGAAGGGTTTTGCAGGCGCATTGATCGGCGCCTTCGGGCGGCCGCTCGCAGCCCCCAGCGCCAATACGTCGGGCGCGATCAGCGCTACGAGTGCCGCCTATGTCGAGGCCGATCTCGGGGCGAAGATCCCGTTGATCCTCGATGCGGGCCCAAGCGCTGTCGGCGTCGAATCGACGATCGTCAAGGTGGAGGGCGACCGGGTGAGGCTGCTTCGCCCCGGCGGTCTGGCGGCACGCGAGATCGAGCGCGTCGCGGGCCGGTCGGTGCTCAGAGCGAAAACGGCATCGGCGGCGGTCGAGGCGCCTGGCATGCTCGCCTCGCACTACGCGCCTGATGCCTCGGTGCGCCTCAACGCGACGACGGTCGAACCCGGCGAGGCACTGATCGCCTTCGGCGGTGCGGCGGTCTCCGGCGCAAACGGCGCCCGGATCGTCCTCGATCTCAGCCCGCGCGGCGACCTTGCCGAGGCGGCGGCCAATCTTTTCGACTATATGAAGCGGGCCGATGCCAGCGGGGCTTCGAGCATTGCCTTTTCGGCCATCCCGGAGGACGGGTTGGGCGAAGCGATCAACGATCGCCTGCAGCGGGCAGCTGCACCCCGCGACTAA
- a CDS encoding FAD-binding oxidoreductase: MSPSISAELLDRFAAIVGDRYALASEVDLAPHLIENRGLYHGSSPLLLKPGSVEEVSAIMKLATETGTAIVPQTGNTGLVGGQTPREGKSDIILSLERMNRIRDVDPVANVLVADGGAILAEVQKAAEAHGRLFPLSLGSEGSCRIGGNLSTNAGGTAVLAYGNMRQLCLGLEVVLPTGEIWDGLRRLKKDNTGYDLRDLFIGAEGTLGIITGAVLKLFPQPLGHQVAFAGLNSVEDALGLFDLASSLCGASLTGFELMPRFGVEITTRHIDGVRDPLEAAYPWYVLIDISTSDSAETAERMMNGVLEQGFEAGLVLDAAIASSVAQQKAIWHMRESMSDAQKPEGGSIKHDVSVPVSKVPHFIAEAEEAVMAAMPGARICAFGHMGDGNIHYNISQPVGADKDAFIGRWQEMNHIVHGLVLAHGGSISAEHGIGQLKRDELAAIRPAIEIELMRRIKRAFDPANIMNPGKVVSVDP; encoded by the coding sequence ATGAGCCCCAGCATTTCCGCCGAACTTCTCGACCGCTTCGCCGCAATCGTCGGCGACAGATACGCACTTGCCAGCGAGGTCGATCTGGCGCCGCATCTGATCGAAAACCGCGGGCTCTATCACGGTTCCTCCCCTCTCCTCCTGAAGCCCGGCTCGGTCGAGGAAGTCTCGGCGATCATGAAACTTGCGACGGAGACCGGGACGGCGATCGTGCCGCAGACCGGCAATACCGGCCTCGTCGGCGGCCAGACGCCGCGTGAGGGCAAGTCCGATATCATCCTGTCGCTCGAGCGCATGAACCGGATCCGCGATGTCGATCCGGTGGCAAACGTACTGGTGGCCGATGGCGGCGCCATCCTGGCCGAAGTGCAGAAGGCAGCCGAGGCGCATGGGCGGCTGTTTCCGCTGTCGCTCGGCTCGGAGGGCTCCTGCCGCATCGGCGGCAACCTTTCCACCAACGCCGGCGGCACCGCCGTGCTTGCCTACGGCAATATGCGCCAGCTCTGCCTCGGCCTGGAGGTGGTGCTGCCGACCGGCGAGATCTGGGACGGTTTGCGCCGTCTGAAGAAGGACAATACCGGCTACGACCTGCGCGACCTTTTCATCGGCGCCGAAGGCACGCTCGGCATCATCACCGGCGCGGTGCTGAAGCTGTTTCCCCAGCCGCTCGGCCATCAGGTGGCATTCGCCGGCCTGAATTCGGTGGAGGATGCGCTTGGTCTGTTCGATCTCGCCTCCAGCCTCTGCGGCGCCTCGCTGACCGGCTTCGAGCTGATGCCGCGTTTCGGCGTCGAAATCACCACGCGCCACATCGACGGCGTGCGCGACCCGCTCGAAGCGGCCTATCCCTGGTATGTGCTGATCGATATTTCCACGTCGGACTCGGCCGAGACGGCGGAGCGGATGATGAACGGCGTGCTGGAACAGGGCTTCGAGGCCGGGCTGGTGCTCGATGCGGCCATCGCTTCATCGGTCGCCCAGCAGAAAGCCATCTGGCACATGCGCGAAAGCATGTCGGATGCCCAGAAGCCGGAAGGCGGGTCGATCAAGCACGATGTTTCCGTGCCGGTGTCGAAGGTTCCGCATTTCATCGCCGAGGCCGAAGAAGCTGTCATGGCGGCAATGCCCGGCGCCCGTATCTGCGCCTTCGGCCATATGGGCGACGGCAATATCCATTACAATATTTCCCAGCCGGTCGGCGCCGACAAGGATGCCTTCATCGGCCGCTGGCAGGAAATGAACCACATCGTGCATGGATTGGTGCTGGCGCATGGCGGCTCGATCTCGGCCGAGCACGGCATCGGCCAGCTGAAGCGCGACGAATTGGCTGCCATCCGGCCGGCGATCGAAATCGAGCTGATGCGCCGCATCAAGCGCGCCTTCGACCCCGCCAACATCATGAATCCGGGAAAGGTCGTTAGCGTCGATCCGTAA
- a CDS encoding DUF1217 domain-containing protein, with product MITASLAYTILSKDMTSSLNKVASQATVKKDAQYYADHINKVTSVDDFLGDYKLYSYAMKAYGLEDMTYAKAFMKKVLESDLTDANSYANKLSDTRYREFASAFNFNAPAKDVQTDAQEDDLIGLYKQSFIDADKAASTESTYYSNNIDSVQTVDDLVNNTRLRTYVLTTFKIDPTYASKDFLRQVLTSDLSDPTSVVNTQGGDKYKALAAQFSFNADGTVTGTAQTAAQKASVVETYTLNSQSVIIDNSVGSDVYYVGKTAADYNKAYYTAKIGTITNVDDLVADKRLTSYITTAYSMGADFTAAALRTVLTDPGYAQLMGFANVYNAFNFKADGSTSSTARVQTFDQANDLKSAASSTSNYYTVTSQSSGITNVDDLLADNVLARYIKDAYGLGTNFSNADLKNILTDSGYAAAQGHADLNADFNFQADGSINGSVIQTAAQRKSTTDKSAANAAHFNSMIGNVTNVDDIMSDAVAVSYLRNSMQITDSVSDATLRTFLVDPAAASAQGYSDVHNLFNFKADGSVATLYASQSATQSASTASKANDAAVYYQATIAGISNVDQLLSDQKLNNFVRNAFGIPSTVTDLALRNILTDQSGTGTYADVAAAFNFKADGTLEDGMQAQTAAQITNTKIAAGARTDDYSARMATIGNVDDLIADDAITNFLKSSYNLPSDISNADLKSILTDATAAAAAGHADLNADFNFAADGSLPVISSVQTADQAQTTNDNYMARYDDERDEAIDEVTSNYTSMMADSTSLLDFSEIKSVNDFLRSNSSADFRKSNDNLPDPYHVALQAFGLTDQEVPRSMMRKILTSDAYDPKGYIASLKDERITNLARAFNFGPDGKAASPFQALPDATLAKYATDYKAHVTMLLKAGPVKDKASKDATTEVDYFAKGMAKVKSLDDFLDDSRLTDLVLKANNLDPKDYDKATLKKIFTSDPDDKKSYLNAKADARFKDIVAAFNFDKDGNLTRAKIGTIQNKAAEDHTQKLFVQQTMEAQQGESNDGVRLALYFSRKAPSITSIYSILGDKALYQVITTAYSLPSQISGMDVAKQADLINRFVKLEDLQDPKKVDKLLRRFTAMYDVKNSTQQSPALQILTGGGTQQS from the coding sequence ATGATCACGGCTTCCCTCGCTTATACGATCCTGTCGAAGGACATGACGTCGAGCCTCAACAAGGTTGCGTCGCAGGCAACGGTCAAGAAGGACGCTCAGTACTACGCCGACCATATCAACAAGGTCACATCGGTCGACGACTTTCTCGGCGATTACAAGCTCTACAGCTATGCGATGAAGGCCTATGGTCTGGAGGACATGACCTACGCCAAGGCCTTCATGAAGAAGGTGCTCGAAAGCGATCTCACTGACGCCAACAGCTACGCCAACAAGCTTTCCGATACGCGTTACCGCGAGTTCGCCTCCGCCTTTAATTTCAATGCGCCTGCCAAGGACGTGCAGACGGACGCGCAGGAGGACGATCTCATCGGCCTCTACAAGCAATCCTTCATCGATGCCGACAAGGCGGCGAGCACCGAGAGCACCTATTACAGCAACAATATCGATAGCGTGCAGACCGTCGACGATCTGGTCAACAATACCCGGCTGCGCACCTATGTGCTGACGACTTTCAAAATCGATCCCACCTATGCGTCGAAGGATTTTCTGCGCCAGGTGCTGACGAGCGATCTCAGCGACCCCACGAGCGTCGTCAACACACAAGGTGGCGACAAATACAAGGCGCTTGCCGCCCAGTTCAGCTTCAACGCCGACGGCACCGTCACCGGCACGGCGCAGACGGCGGCGCAGAAGGCGTCGGTCGTCGAGACCTACACGCTGAATTCCCAATCGGTGATCATCGACAATTCGGTCGGCTCCGACGTCTACTATGTCGGCAAGACGGCGGCTGACTACAACAAGGCCTATTATACCGCCAAGATCGGCACGATCACCAATGTCGACGATCTGGTCGCCGACAAACGCCTGACCTCCTACATCACGACGGCCTACAGCATGGGCGCCGACTTCACCGCGGCAGCGCTGCGCACGGTGCTGACCGACCCCGGTTATGCCCAGCTGATGGGCTTTGCCAATGTCTACAACGCTTTCAACTTCAAGGCGGACGGGTCGACCTCGAGCACGGCGCGCGTCCAGACGTTCGACCAGGCAAACGATCTGAAGTCGGCTGCATCAAGCACCAGCAATTATTATACCGTGACCTCGCAGTCGAGCGGCATCACCAATGTCGACGACCTGCTCGCCGACAATGTGCTGGCGCGTTACATCAAGGATGCTTATGGGCTCGGCACGAATTTCAGCAATGCCGACCTGAAAAATATCCTGACGGATTCGGGCTATGCCGCGGCCCAGGGCCATGCCGATCTCAATGCCGACTTCAATTTCCAGGCGGATGGTTCGATCAATGGTTCGGTGATCCAGACCGCGGCGCAACGGAAATCGACGACCGACAAGTCGGCGGCGAACGCAGCGCATTTCAATAGCATGATCGGCAATGTCACCAATGTCGATGACATCATGTCCGATGCTGTCGCGGTCAGCTATCTCAGAAACAGCATGCAGATCACCGACAGCGTCTCCGATGCGACGTTGAGGACGTTCCTCGTCGACCCTGCGGCTGCCAGCGCCCAGGGCTACAGCGACGTTCACAACCTCTTCAATTTCAAGGCCGACGGTTCGGTCGCGACGCTTTACGCCTCGCAGAGCGCAACGCAAAGCGCCAGCACCGCCAGCAAGGCCAATGATGCGGCCGTCTATTACCAGGCGACCATCGCCGGCATCTCAAACGTCGATCAGTTGCTGTCGGATCAGAAGCTGAACAATTTCGTGCGCAACGCCTTCGGCATCCCGTCCACCGTCACCGACCTCGCTCTTCGCAATATCCTGACCGATCAGAGCGGCACCGGCACCTATGCCGACGTTGCCGCCGCCTTCAACTTCAAGGCGGATGGCACGCTCGAGGACGGCATGCAGGCGCAGACGGCGGCACAGATCACCAACACGAAAATTGCCGCCGGAGCCCGCACCGACGATTATTCCGCCCGGATGGCGACAATCGGTAATGTCGACGATCTCATCGCCGATGACGCCATCACCAATTTCCTGAAGAGCTCCTACAATCTGCCGTCCGACATCTCGAACGCCGATCTGAAGAGCATTTTGACCGATGCGACGGCGGCGGCCGCAGCCGGCCACGCCGATCTCAATGCCGACTTCAACTTCGCCGCCGACGGATCGCTCCCGGTCATCAGTTCGGTCCAGACGGCCGATCAGGCGCAGACCACCAATGACAATTATATGGCGCGCTATGACGACGAGCGCGACGAGGCGATCGACGAAGTCACCTCCAACTACACGAGCATGATGGCCGATAGCACCAGCCTGCTCGATTTCTCCGAGATCAAGAGCGTCAACGATTTCCTGCGCAGCAATTCCTCGGCCGATTTCAGGAAGAGCAACGACAATCTGCCGGATCCCTACCATGTGGCGCTGCAGGCCTTCGGTCTGACCGACCAGGAGGTGCCGCGCTCGATGATGCGCAAGATCCTGACGAGCGATGCATACGACCCGAAAGGCTATATCGCCTCGCTGAAGGACGAACGTATCACCAATCTTGCCCGCGCCTTCAACTTCGGCCCCGACGGCAAGGCGGCGTCACCCTTCCAGGCGCTTCCCGACGCGACCTTGGCCAAATACGCTACCGATTATAAAGCGCATGTCACCATGCTGCTGAAGGCCGGCCCGGTAAAGGACAAGGCATCGAAGGACGCGACGACCGAGGTGGATTATTTCGCCAAGGGCATGGCGAAGGTGAAGTCGCTCGACGATTTCCTCGACGACAGCCGCTTGACGGATCTGGTGCTGAAAGCGAACAACCTCGACCCGAAGGATTACGACAAGGCAACGCTGAAGAAGATCTTCACCTCCGATCCCGACGACAAGAAGAGTTATCTGAACGCCAAGGCCGATGCGCGCTTCAAGGATATCGTCGCCGCCTTCAACTTCGACAAGGACGGCAATCTGACCCGCGCCAAGATAGGCACCATTCAGAACAAGGCTGCCGAGGACCACACCCAGAAGCTTTTCGTCCAGCAGACGATGGAAGCCCAGCAGGGCGAAAGCAATGACGGCGTCCGCCTGGCGCTCTATTTCAGCCGCAAGGCCCCGAGCATCACCTCGATCTATTCGATCCTCGGCGACAAGGCGCTCTATCAGGTGATCACCACCGCCTACAGCCTGCCTTCGCAGATCTCGGGCATGGATGTTGCCAAGCAGGCTGACCTGATCAACCGCTTCGTCAAGCTCGAGGATCTCCAGGATCCGAAGAAGGTCGACAAGCTGCTGCGGCGCTTCACCGCCATGTACGACGTCAAGAACAGCACGCAGCAGTCGCCGGCGCTGCAGATCCTGACCGGCGGCGGCACGCAGCAGTCCTGA
- a CDS encoding DUF6101 family protein: protein MNNPAMKPAWAGTTLRLDPARFPQQVSYAIHDCSDDVNITIDERGAVLRKVLPSSGLPLSIALPKRVFKGVAARAIDHGDGEVTVTLELHHADPELCIPLLVAHDLSDIAADWRSWAEAFRIPMLMVEADGVARPLEDHIGALRTSDLKPRRRHSYFANRRPRFLVRRTAGRLGVAMKIEGKEIIARN from the coding sequence ATGAACAATCCCGCAATGAAGCCCGCCTGGGCTGGCACGACGTTACGCCTCGATCCGGCCCGCTTTCCCCAGCAGGTCAGCTACGCCATCCATGATTGTTCGGATGACGTCAACATTACCATAGACGAACGCGGCGCGGTGCTGCGCAAGGTCCTCCCTTCCAGCGGCCTGCCGCTCTCGATTGCCCTGCCGAAGCGTGTCTTCAAGGGCGTCGCTGCCCGCGCCATCGACCATGGCGACGGCGAAGTCACCGTCACTCTCGAGCTTCACCACGCCGATCCGGAGCTCTGCATTCCGCTGCTCGTCGCCCATGACCTCAGCGATATCGCCGCCGACTGGCGCAGTTGGGCGGAAGCCTTCCGCATTCCGATGCTGATGGTCGAGGCCGACGGCGTCGCCCGTCCGCTCGAAGACCATATTGGTGCCTTGCGCACCAGCGATCTCAAGCCACGCCGCCGTCATTCCTACTTCGCCAACCGGCGCCCGCGCTTCCTCGTGCGCCGCACCGCCGGCCGGCTGGGCGTCGCCATGAAGATCGAAGGCAAGGAAATCATCGCCCGCAATTGA
- the ubiA gene encoding 4-hydroxybenzoate octaprenyltransferase: MQDTGDFNDRVSDAPSDNWVYRILPSWLWPYAQLARWDRPIGWQLLMWPCFWSATLAANAAIGEGLYSGSLLVSHLLLYFIGAVAMRGAGCTYNDLVDHEIDMEVARTRSRPLPSGRVTRRRAKIFIGLQALVGLFVLLQFNWLTVFLGVLSLGIVAFYPFAKRFTDWPQFYLGLAFSWGALMGWAGILGGLSFAAILLYAASVAWTIGYDTIYAHQDKEDDELIGVRSTARLFGDRTRAWLIGLYGLTLVLMFIAFVLAGANIIAFLALLGAAGMFAWQIVRLDINDAAQCLALFKSNNRVGLIIFFGLFISLLFAIP, encoded by the coding sequence ATGCAAGATACCGGCGACTTCAACGATCGCGTTTCCGACGCACCTTCCGATAACTGGGTCTACCGGATCCTGCCGTCATGGCTCTGGCCTTATGCGCAGCTTGCGCGATGGGATCGCCCGATCGGCTGGCAGCTGCTGATGTGGCCGTGTTTCTGGTCGGCGACCCTTGCCGCCAATGCGGCGATCGGCGAGGGGCTCTACTCCGGCAGTCTGCTGGTGTCTCACCTTTTGCTCTATTTCATCGGCGCGGTCGCCATGCGCGGCGCCGGCTGCACCTATAACGATCTCGTCGACCACGAAATCGACATGGAAGTGGCGCGCACCCGTTCGCGTCCGCTCCCCTCGGGCCGCGTTACGCGCCGCCGGGCGAAGATCTTCATCGGCCTGCAGGCGCTGGTCGGCCTCTTTGTGCTCTTGCAGTTCAACTGGCTGACCGTTTTCCTCGGCGTGCTTTCGCTCGGGATCGTGGCGTTTTATCCCTTCGCCAAACGGTTCACCGACTGGCCGCAATTCTATCTGGGGCTTGCCTTCTCCTGGGGCGCGCTGATGGGCTGGGCCGGCATTTTGGGCGGCCTCTCCTTTGCCGCCATCCTGCTCTACGCCGCCTCCGTCGCCTGGACGATCGGGTACGACACGATTTACGCCCATCAGGACAAGGAGGACGACGAGTTGATCGGCGTCCGCTCCACCGCGCGGTTGTTCGGCGACAGGACGAGGGCATGGCTGATCGGCCTTTATGGACTGACGCTGGTGCTGATGTTTATCGCTTTCGTTCTCGCCGGCGCCAATATCATCGCGTTCCTGGCGCTGCTCGGTGCCGCCGGCATGTTCGCCTGGCAGATCGTCCGGCTCGATATCAATGATGCCGCCCAATGCCTGGCGCTCTTCAAGTCGAACAATCGCGTCGGCCTGATCATCTTCTTCGGCCTGTTCATCTCGCTGCTCTTCGCCATTCCCTGA
- a CDS encoding MipA/OmpV family protein has protein sequence MSHRSVVSISLAIALLSLGSAAAQESGQHFWSGDWYLSVGVAGFSAPKFEGSSHNEFKFSPLISGGRQGAGPRFSSRNDNPSFALIDKGAFRAGIVGKFVPSRDDGDGHELKGLRKVKWGAEAGAFLEVYPTDFLRARAEVRQGIRSHDGVVADLAVDAFTDIAPDLQLSGGPRATFATSGYYDAYYGVSAKHAAASGLDPYKPSSGIQSYGAGAALTWKATENLSASSFLEYKRLAGPAADSSLVRDRGSKNQVLIGVSATYKFNFSLQ, from the coding sequence GTGTCTCATCGATCAGTCGTATCGATCTCTTTGGCTATTGCCCTTTTATCTCTCGGTTCGGCGGCGGCGCAAGAAAGCGGCCAGCACTTCTGGTCCGGCGACTGGTATCTGAGCGTCGGCGTCGCCGGCTTCTCCGCCCCGAAATTCGAGGGCTCGTCGCATAATGAATTCAAGTTCAGCCCACTGATCTCGGGCGGTCGCCAAGGCGCCGGCCCGCGGTTTTCCTCGCGCAACGACAATCCGTCCTTCGCCCTCATCGACAAGGGCGCCTTCCGCGCCGGCATCGTCGGCAAGTTCGTGCCGTCGCGCGATGACGGCGACGGCCATGAGCTGAAGGGCTTGAGGAAGGTCAAGTGGGGTGCCGAAGCCGGCGCTTTCCTAGAAGTCTACCCGACCGATTTCCTGCGCGCCCGCGCCGAAGTCCGTCAGGGCATCCGCTCCCATGACGGCGTTGTCGCCGATCTCGCCGTCGATGCCTTCACCGACATCGCGCCCGACCTGCAGCTGTCCGGCGGCCCGCGCGCGACATTTGCGACAAGCGGCTATTACGACGCCTATTACGGCGTCAGCGCCAAGCACGCCGCCGCAAGCGGCCTTGATCCGTACAAGCCATCGTCGGGCATCCAGTCCTATGGCGCGGGCGCCGCCCTGACATGGAAGGCGACCGAAAACCTCTCGGCAAGCTCCTTCCTCGAATATAAGCGACTGGCCGGTCCCGCCGCCGACAGCAGCCTGGTGCGCGACCGCGGCTCGAAAAACCAGGTCCTGATCGGCGTCTCGGCGACCTACAAGTTCAATTTCTCCCTGCAGTGA